Proteins encoded in a region of the Corynebacterium genitalium ATCC 33030 genome:
- the purD gene encoding phosphoribosylamine--glycine ligase has translation MRILVIGSGGREHALVHALSGHEVHVAPGNPGMQAERHEVLVDDRSAVVTLARDIDADLVVIGPEQPLVAGVADALREAGIPVFGPSQEAARLEGSKVFAKEVMATAGVRTARSKRVTDPDQVKVELKNFGPNFVVKDDGLAGGKGVVVTDDVREAVAHAKAVIADGNPVLLETFLSGPEVSLFCLVDGETVVPLLPAQDNKRAYDNDEGPNTGGMGAYAPLPWLPEDGVQRIVTEVVEPVAREMVRRGTPYSGLLYAGLAWGADGPSVVEFNARFGDPETQAVLALLDTPLADVLYATATGTLADLPPLKWKDGYAATVVLAAEGYPESPRKGDPITTSDPTLLDDPSRVLHAGVAASATSTDDAAARYVSAGGRVLNVVGTGATLADATADAYRTIEQIELPGSFYRKDIARKAVDGEISV, from the coding sequence ATGCGCATCCTTGTTATCGGCTCGGGCGGCCGCGAACACGCCCTTGTACATGCCCTGTCTGGCCACGAGGTTCATGTGGCGCCCGGCAACCCCGGCATGCAGGCGGAGAGACATGAGGTGCTTGTCGACGATCGCAGTGCCGTCGTCACGCTTGCCCGCGACATCGATGCTGACCTGGTGGTCATTGGCCCTGAGCAACCGCTCGTTGCCGGTGTCGCGGACGCGCTGCGGGAGGCTGGCATTCCTGTGTTCGGACCGTCGCAGGAGGCAGCGCGGCTGGAGGGGTCGAAGGTCTTCGCCAAGGAGGTCATGGCGACTGCAGGCGTGCGCACGGCGCGGTCGAAGCGCGTGACCGATCCGGACCAGGTGAAGGTCGAGCTGAAGAACTTCGGCCCCAACTTCGTGGTGAAGGATGACGGGCTCGCCGGCGGCAAGGGCGTCGTGGTCACTGATGATGTCCGCGAGGCTGTCGCGCACGCTAAGGCCGTTATCGCCGACGGTAACCCAGTGCTGCTGGAGACGTTCCTGTCTGGGCCGGAGGTGTCGCTGTTTTGCCTTGTCGACGGCGAAACTGTCGTCCCCTTGTTGCCCGCTCAGGACAACAAGCGTGCCTACGACAACGACGAAGGCCCCAACACTGGCGGCATGGGCGCGTACGCTCCGTTGCCGTGGCTGCCGGAGGACGGTGTGCAGCGCATCGTCACTGAGGTCGTCGAGCCGGTCGCGCGCGAGATGGTGCGCCGCGGCACCCCGTACTCGGGACTGCTGTACGCCGGGTTGGCGTGGGGTGCCGACGGCCCGTCGGTGGTGGAGTTCAACGCGCGCTTCGGTGACCCGGAGACCCAGGCCGTGCTCGCCCTGCTGGACACCCCGCTCGCGGACGTCCTGTACGCCACCGCCACCGGCACCCTCGCCGACCTTCCGCCGCTGAAGTGGAAGGACGGCTACGCCGCGACCGTCGTGCTGGCCGCGGAGGGCTACCCGGAGTCGCCGCGCAAGGGCGACCCGATCACCACATCCGACCCCACGCTTCTCGACGATCCTTCCCGCGTCCTCCACGCCGGCGTCGCCGCATCCGCTACCTCTACCGACGATGCTGCGGCGCGATACGTCTCTGCGGGCGGTCGCGTGCTCAACGTCGTCGGCACCGGCGCCACTCTTGCCGACGCCACCGCAGACGCCTACCGCACCATCGAGCAGATCGAGCTGCCCGGTTCCTTCTACCGGAAGGACATTGCCCGCAAGGCGGTCGACGGCGAGATCTCGGTCTAG
- the purB gene encoding adenylosuccinate lyase encodes MTTPNSKPKNANVLSNRYASPEMAQLWSAEHKIVLERQLWIAVMRAQRDLGIDVPEDAIAAYEAVVDRVDLDSIAERERVTRHDVKARIEEFNALAGHEHIHKGMTSRDLTENVEQLQIYRSLELVRGRAIAVLNAIGNRAAEYRSLVMAGRSHNVAAQATTLGKRFASAADEILVALDRIEDLLGRYPLRGIKGPMGTAQDMLDLVGGDEAKLNQLEGAVAEHLGFERVFDSVGQIYPRSLDFDAVSALVQLGAGPSSLATTIRLMAGNETVTEGFKEGQVGSSAMPHKMNARSCERVGGFQVILRGYLTMVGDLAGQQWNEGDVFCSVVRRVALPDAFFAIDGMMETFLTVLAEFGAFPAMITRELDRYLPFLATTRILMASVRAGIGRETAHEVIKEHAVAMALDMRENGAEQNLIERLASDDRLPLTHHDLEAALADRHAFIGAAESQVDNVLDRIQVWAQKYPEAAGYAPGDIL; translated from the coding sequence GTGACTACCCCGAATAGCAAGCCGAAGAACGCTAACGTCCTGTCCAACCGATACGCTTCGCCGGAGATGGCGCAGCTGTGGAGCGCCGAGCACAAGATCGTCCTCGAGCGTCAGCTGTGGATCGCGGTCATGCGTGCCCAGCGCGACCTGGGTATCGATGTGCCGGAGGACGCCATCGCGGCGTACGAGGCTGTGGTGGACCGTGTCGATCTGGACTCCATTGCGGAGCGGGAGCGCGTGACGCGCCATGACGTCAAGGCACGCATCGAGGAGTTCAACGCTCTCGCTGGCCACGAGCACATCCACAAGGGCATGACCAGCCGTGACTTGACGGAAAACGTTGAGCAGCTGCAGATCTACCGCTCGTTGGAGCTGGTGCGCGGCCGTGCGATCGCGGTGCTCAACGCGATCGGCAACCGGGCGGCGGAGTACCGCTCGCTTGTCATGGCGGGCCGGTCTCACAACGTCGCGGCGCAGGCAACGACGTTGGGCAAGCGTTTCGCTTCAGCTGCCGACGAGATCCTCGTCGCCCTAGACCGTATCGAGGACCTGTTGGGCCGATACCCGCTGCGCGGCATCAAGGGGCCGATGGGCACGGCGCAGGACATGCTCGATCTCGTCGGCGGGGATGAAGCGAAGCTCAACCAGCTCGAGGGCGCCGTCGCTGAGCATCTCGGTTTTGAGCGCGTCTTTGATTCTGTGGGCCAGATCTATCCGCGTTCGCTGGATTTCGACGCGGTATCTGCGCTGGTGCAGCTCGGCGCCGGCCCGTCCAGCCTGGCTACGACGATCCGTCTCATGGCCGGCAACGAGACGGTCACTGAGGGGTTCAAGGAGGGGCAGGTCGGTTCGTCGGCCATGCCACACAAGATGAACGCCCGTTCCTGCGAGCGCGTCGGAGGGTTCCAGGTAATTCTGCGTGGCTACCTCACCATGGTCGGTGATTTGGCGGGCCAGCAGTGGAACGAGGGCGATGTGTTCTGCTCGGTCGTGCGCCGCGTTGCGCTTCCGGACGCTTTCTTCGCCATCGACGGCATGATGGAGACTTTCCTGACCGTCCTCGCGGAGTTCGGCGCTTTCCCGGCGATGATCACTCGCGAGCTTGACCGCTACTTGCCGTTCTTGGCCACGACGAGGATTCTCATGGCGTCAGTACGCGCTGGCATCGGCCGCGAAACAGCGCACGAAGTGATCAAGGAGCACGCTGTCGCGATGGCGCTGGACATGCGTGAAAATGGTGCGGAGCAGAACCTCATTGAGAGGCTTGCTAGCGACGACCGTCTCCCCCTGACCCACCACGACCTCGAAGCAGCCCTGGCTGACCGCCACGCCTTCATCGGCGCAGCCGAGTCGCAAGTGGACAACGTGCTCGACCGCATCCAGGTCTGGGCACAGAAATACCCCGAGGCGGCGGGTTACGCCCCGGGGGACATTCTGTAG
- a CDS encoding phosphoribosylaminoimidazolesuccinocarboxamide synthase, producing the protein MRPELSDYKHLSAGKVREIYEIDTDTLLMVATDRISAFDYSLDPEIPDKGKILTLTSAFFFDLLAEFPNHLAGPLDDGRIPEDVLGGAFVVKRLDMVPFECVVRGYLTGSGKKEYDATGSVCGVELPDGLVEASKLPEPIFTPATKAEQGDHDVNVSYDYMAREIGEDLASRLRETTLAIYTKAAQYAESRGIILADTKFEFGLDDNGTLVLADEVLTPDSSRYWPADSYKEGEAQPSFDKQYVRNWLSQKSGWDADSGTPPPELPGSVVEATRERYIEAYERLSGKKFI; encoded by the coding sequence ATGCGTCCTGAGCTTTCTGACTACAAGCATTTGTCTGCCGGCAAGGTCCGCGAGATCTACGAGATCGACACGGACACCTTGCTGATGGTGGCCACTGACCGGATCTCAGCTTTCGATTATTCTCTCGACCCGGAGATTCCCGACAAGGGCAAAATCCTTACACTGACCAGTGCGTTCTTCTTTGACCTGCTCGCGGAGTTCCCGAATCACCTCGCCGGCCCGTTGGATGACGGGAGGATTCCGGAGGATGTGCTGGGGGGTGCTTTCGTCGTGAAGCGATTGGACATGGTGCCGTTCGAATGCGTGGTGCGCGGGTACCTGACTGGCTCGGGCAAGAAGGAATATGACGCGACGGGCTCGGTGTGTGGCGTTGAGTTGCCCGACGGCTTGGTGGAGGCGTCGAAATTGCCGGAGCCGATTTTCACGCCGGCGACGAAGGCGGAGCAGGGCGACCACGATGTCAACGTCAGCTACGACTACATGGCGCGGGAGATCGGCGAGGATTTGGCGTCGCGGCTGCGCGAGACAACGCTGGCGATTTACACGAAGGCGGCGCAGTACGCGGAGTCGCGCGGGATCATTCTCGCGGACACGAAGTTTGAGTTCGGGCTCGATGACAACGGCACGCTGGTGCTTGCCGACGAAGTTCTCACCCCGGACTCCTCCCGCTACTGGCCCGCGGATTCCTATAAGGAAGGGGAGGCGCAGCCGAGCTTCGACAAACAGTACGTGCGCAATTGGCTGAGCCAGAAGTCCGGCTGGGATGCGGATAGCGGCACACCGCCGCCGGAGCTGCCGGGCTCGGTGGTGGAGGCCACCCGCGAGCGCTACATCGAGGCCTACGAGCGTCTGAGCGGAAAGAAGTTCATCTAG
- a CDS encoding S9 family peptidase, producing MQQPKAAKHPVTRSFHGRDFVDDYEWMRDKDNPETIAYLEAENAYTQEQTAHLTELTDAIYGEIKSRVKETDMSVPQRQGDWWYYGRTEEGKDYGISCRVRVDDSTDPWTAPTLPADGSGLPGEQTILDGNALAEGHDFFSMGASSVTTSGRYLAYSVDTAGDERFDLRIKDLETGELLGDVIPGVFYGATWAGEDYLFYTRVDDAWRPHQIWRHRRGTDAADDVLVYQEDDEKFGVAITADRSERYLFLIASSTLTSENRVLPMSEPEGEFELLWPRESGVEYFVDLAVLADTGDTGSEREHWVITHNAHGPNFAVGTCPVPEQVDAGLPPIRELDELIAHDDERRIEGTDIYRDFMFLAYRRGGIGRLAVADLTGGFGEFKELEFSEELYTAGLGGHPEWDTPVVRVTYGSYTQPPQVLDYRVATGEFTLLKEQEVEGGYDPSDYIAERMWATASDGTKVPMSVVRRRDVEVGVDKHKPCLLYGYGSYEASMDPGFSVARLSLLDRGMVWVCAHVRGGGEMGRLWYDHGKGLEKMNTFTDFIACADALVDADVTSYDQLVAEGGSAGGMLMGAVANLAPEKFAGIQAIVPFVDPLTSILMPELPLTVGEWEEWGDPYHDPEVYDYMAQYAPYENIEAKDYPDILAVTSLNDTRVLFVEPAKWIAKLRDTATGGQFLLKTEMAAGHGGVSGRYAQWKQTAFEYAWTLATAGAVAVEPGTSAGAVE from the coding sequence ATGCAGCAACCCAAAGCAGCGAAACACCCCGTCACCCGCAGTTTCCACGGTCGCGATTTCGTCGACGACTACGAATGGATGCGCGACAAGGACAATCCGGAGACCATCGCGTACCTGGAGGCGGAAAACGCGTACACGCAGGAGCAAACGGCGCACCTGACCGAGCTCACCGACGCGATTTACGGCGAGATCAAGTCGCGCGTCAAAGAGACCGACATGTCCGTGCCGCAGCGCCAGGGCGACTGGTGGTACTACGGCCGCACGGAGGAAGGTAAGGATTACGGCATCAGCTGCCGCGTGCGTGTCGACGATTCCACCGATCCCTGGACCGCCCCCACCCTTCCCGCTGACGGCTCCGGTCTGCCGGGCGAGCAGACCATCCTCGATGGCAACGCTCTCGCCGAGGGCCACGACTTTTTCTCCATGGGCGCCTCTAGTGTGACTACGTCGGGCCGCTACTTGGCGTACTCGGTGGACACGGCTGGTGACGAGCGCTTCGACCTGCGCATCAAAGACCTCGAGACGGGCGAACTGCTCGGCGACGTCATTCCCGGCGTCTTCTACGGCGCGACGTGGGCGGGGGAGGACTACCTCTTCTACACGCGTGTCGACGACGCGTGGCGCCCCCACCAAATCTGGCGCCACCGTCGCGGCACGGACGCCGCCGACGACGTGCTGGTCTACCAAGAGGATGACGAGAAGTTCGGTGTCGCCATCACCGCCGACCGTTCCGAGCGCTACCTGTTCCTCATTGCTTCTTCAACACTGACGTCGGAGAACCGAGTGCTGCCGATGTCGGAGCCCGAGGGCGAGTTCGAGCTGCTGTGGCCGCGCGAGTCCGGCGTGGAGTATTTCGTCGACCTCGCCGTCCTCGCTGATACAGGTGATACAGGCAGTGAGCGCGAGCATTGGGTGATCACCCATAATGCGCACGGCCCGAACTTCGCCGTCGGCACGTGCCCCGTCCCCGAGCAGGTGGATGCGGGGTTGCCGCCGATCCGCGAGCTCGACGAGCTCATCGCGCATGACGACGAGCGCCGCATCGAAGGCACCGACATCTACCGCGACTTCATGTTTCTCGCGTATCGACGCGGCGGCATCGGCCGCCTCGCCGTCGCTGACCTCACCGGCGGTTTCGGAGAGTTCAAGGAGTTGGAGTTCTCCGAAGAGCTCTACACCGCTGGCCTGGGCGGCCACCCGGAATGGGACACCCCGGTTGTGCGCGTGACCTACGGGTCCTACACGCAGCCGCCTCAGGTGTTGGACTACCGCGTTGCCACTGGCGAGTTCACATTGCTCAAGGAGCAGGAGGTCGAAGGCGGCTACGACCCGTCCGATTACATCGCCGAGCGGATGTGGGCCACGGCTAGCGACGGGACGAAGGTTCCGATGTCGGTGGTGAGGAGGCGGGATGTCGAAGTGGGCGTCGATAAGCACAAGCCGTGCTTGCTGTATGGATACGGCTCGTACGAAGCGTCGATGGACCCGGGCTTCTCCGTCGCTCGGTTGAGTCTGCTCGACCGCGGCATGGTGTGGGTGTGCGCCCACGTGCGCGGCGGCGGCGAAATGGGCCGGCTGTGGTACGACCACGGTAAAGGCCTGGAGAAAATGAACACCTTCACCGACTTCATCGCCTGCGCTGACGCCCTCGTGGACGCGGACGTGACCAGCTACGATCAACTCGTCGCAGAAGGCGGCTCCGCCGGCGGCATGCTCATGGGCGCGGTGGCGAACCTTGCCCCGGAGAAGTTCGCCGGCATTCAGGCGATCGTGCCATTCGTCGACCCTCTCACCTCTATCCTCATGCCGGAGCTGCCGCTAACCGTGGGGGAATGGGAAGAATGGGGCGACCCGTACCACGACCCGGAGGTCTACGACTACATGGCGCAGTATGCGCCATACGAGAACATCGAGGCCAAGGACTATCCGGACATCCTCGCGGTGACCAGTCTCAACGACACGCGCGTGCTGTTTGTGGAGCCGGCGAAATGGATCGCCAAACTGCGCGACACCGCCACGGGAGGGCAGTTCCTGCTGAAGACCGAAATGGCGGCCGGGCACGGCGGCGTATCGGGCCGGTACGCGCAGTGGAAGCAGACCGCATTCGAATACGCGTGGACACTGGCGACAGCCGGAGCAGTCGCGGTCGAGCCGGGCACGTCCGCAGGCGCTGTGGAATAA
- a CDS encoding DUF2334 domain-containing protein, producing MPGYLLVSVSSIFDETRKDVQKLVADLDEREIPVSLLVAPHIDKKWHLAKDKSTRGWLHDQMETGRGLILNGFDQPVQGRRAEFAALEEHEARLRLKGATRQMAKLGFELDTFAPPRWRMSEGTLVALQHFDFRLAASERGIHFLRSGDIEYARNLSVGEGYGAAGWWRRNVINAAVRSAKRGNTVRLSVSGRNLDSKKVRNDFVQAAVEAADEGLKPVNYRDLKKPKR from the coding sequence ATGCCCGGCTACCTGCTTGTCTCTGTCTCGTCGATTTTTGATGAGACGCGTAAAGACGTCCAGAAGCTCGTAGCCGACTTAGATGAACGCGAAATTCCAGTGTCGTTGCTGGTGGCGCCGCACATCGACAAGAAGTGGCACCTGGCGAAAGACAAGTCGACCCGCGGGTGGCTGCATGACCAAATGGAAACCGGGCGGGGCCTGATCCTCAACGGTTTCGACCAGCCCGTGCAGGGTCGCCGCGCCGAGTTCGCCGCGCTGGAGGAGCATGAAGCGCGCCTGCGTCTCAAAGGTGCGACGCGGCAAATGGCGAAGCTCGGTTTCGAGCTGGACACCTTCGCTCCGCCGCGCTGGCGGATGTCGGAAGGGACGCTCGTGGCGCTGCAGCACTTCGACTTCCGGCTCGCCGCGTCTGAGCGCGGCATTCACTTCTTGCGCAGCGGCGACATCGAGTACGCCCGCAACCTGTCGGTGGGTGAAGGTTACGGCGCAGCTGGCTGGTGGCGCCGCAACGTGATCAACGCGGCGGTCCGCAGCGCGAAACGCGGCAACACGGTGCGCTTGTCGGTCTCGGGGCGCAACTTGGACTCCAAAAAGGTGCGCAACGACTTCGTCCAGGCTGCCGTCGAGGCTGCCGACGAAGGGTTGAAGCCGGTCAACTACCGGGACCTGAAGAAGCCTAAGCGCTAA
- a CDS encoding metal ABC transporter permease translates to MDGFFEMTQYLLGMDFVQATLAACALLGVLSGVMAPLIVLRQMSFSVHATSELALMGASAALLFGLNVGVGAVAGAVVAAIVLAALGFRGQQDSAVGVVMSFGMGLSVLFIHLYPGNSNRALSLLTGQVVGVSGHNVALLAVTTVAVVAAVAVLWRPMLYASADPIMAAGSGVRVRAMSITFAVLVGIASAQSVQIVGALLVMSLLITPGAAASQITANPVHAVGWSVLFAEVAAVGGMILSLAPGVPVSVFVAFISFGIYLVCRIIGGVQRRRISA, encoded by the coding sequence ATGGACGGATTCTTTGAGATGACCCAGTACCTCCTGGGCATGGACTTCGTGCAGGCAACGCTGGCTGCGTGTGCACTGCTGGGCGTGCTTTCCGGTGTGATGGCGCCGTTGATCGTGCTGCGGCAGATGTCGTTTTCCGTGCACGCGACCTCAGAGCTGGCGCTCATGGGGGCCTCCGCGGCGCTCCTGTTCGGTCTCAACGTCGGCGTAGGCGCTGTGGCCGGAGCGGTCGTCGCGGCAATCGTGCTGGCGGCGCTCGGCTTCCGTGGACAGCAGGACTCTGCGGTCGGCGTGGTCATGAGCTTCGGCATGGGTTTGTCCGTGCTGTTCATCCACCTCTACCCCGGCAATTCCAACCGCGCGCTGTCGCTGTTGACCGGCCAGGTTGTCGGCGTGTCCGGACACAACGTCGCCCTGCTCGCGGTCACGACGGTCGCCGTTGTCGCCGCTGTGGCAGTGCTGTGGCGGCCGATGCTCTACGCCTCTGCCGATCCCATCATGGCTGCGGGATCGGGCGTGCGGGTGCGCGCCATGTCCATCACGTTCGCGGTCCTCGTCGGCATCGCCTCGGCGCAGTCGGTGCAGATCGTCGGCGCCCTGCTGGTCATGTCGCTGCTGATCACACCCGGCGCAGCAGCATCTCAGATCACAGCGAACCCGGTTCACGCGGTGGGGTGGTCGGTCCTGTTCGCCGAGGTCGCCGCCGTCGGCGGAATGATCCTGTCGCTGGCGCCGGGGGTACCGGTCAGTGTCTTTGTCGCCTTCATTTCCTTCGGGATCTACCTGGTCTGCCGCATCATCGGCGGCGTGCAGCGGCGCCGGATTAGCGCTTAG
- a CDS encoding metal ABC transporter ATP-binding protein, whose translation MIAQFTGAAVAPLWSGVDLTVERGEFIAVLGPNGVGKSTLLHTILGTRRLTAGEVDVRGRVGFIPQQQMFPQDLPVRGRDLVSLALSHGRRPSRSAVDELLVAVGAERFADKRVGLLSGGQQQLIRQAQALAKQPELLLADEPLLSLDLARERQTVARLKNLDAAVLCVTHSINPFLDVVDRVLYLGPKGHAVGTVGEVMRSEVLSELYGTRVDVIEANGRMVVL comes from the coding sequence GTGATTGCGCAGTTCACCGGCGCCGCTGTCGCGCCATTGTGGTCGGGGGTGGACCTGACCGTCGAGCGTGGCGAATTCATCGCCGTCCTCGGCCCCAACGGCGTGGGCAAATCGACGTTGCTGCACACAATTTTGGGCACGCGCCGCCTCACCGCCGGAGAAGTCGACGTCCGCGGCCGCGTCGGGTTCATCCCGCAGCAGCAGATGTTCCCGCAGGATCTGCCGGTGCGCGGGCGCGACCTTGTTTCGCTCGCCCTCTCGCATGGGCGTCGGCCGTCGCGCAGCGCTGTCGACGAACTACTCGTCGCTGTCGGCGCTGAACGGTTCGCCGACAAGCGTGTGGGCCTGCTTTCCGGCGGGCAGCAACAACTCATCCGCCAGGCTCAAGCGTTGGCGAAACAACCCGAGCTTTTGCTTGCCGACGAGCCCCTCCTCTCCCTCGACCTCGCCCGCGAACGGCAGACTGTGGCACGGCTGAAAAACTTAGACGCTGCCGTGCTGTGCGTGACGCACTCGATCAACCCGTTCCTTGATGTGGTCGACCGCGTTCTCTACCTGGGCCCGAAAGGCCATGCCGTCGGCACTGTCGGCGAGGTCATGCGCTCCGAGGTGCTCAGCGAGCTCTACGGCACGCGTGTCGACGTCATCGAAGCGAACGGACGCATGGTGGTGCTGTAA
- a CDS encoding metal ABC transporter solute-binding protein, Zn/Mn family codes for MKQPRFSPLTRALSATSAAVLAGAALVGCSTDSASGGDGVEGAGGADPASVVATTKVWADVASAVTGTDVNAIISDASLDPHYFEPNAKDLARLKQAGTVVANGGHYDAALYTVAEQDRVIHAVPLQNHGAEEEHDHSHSDHEHDHEHDHDGHDHGDHSTAGLPQDIDQLEHVWMAPSKVKDVAAQVEERVGGDAGSVEKRMGAIEDRLAALPHVHVAMTETIGAPLIWGTELHDLTPEEYSRAALNHSEPSVSAVADFIEQIESGDLDLLIVNPQSSNNATDRLVKAAEENNVPIVEIRETPPEGTNFLDYFEQVVGDIAAIAEKAEPQPETEIDSRVG; via the coding sequence ATGAAACAACCGCGATTCAGCCCCCTCACACGAGCCCTCTCCGCCACCTCCGCCGCAGTCCTGGCCGGCGCCGCTCTCGTCGGCTGCTCCACCGACTCTGCCTCCGGTGGCGACGGTGTTGAAGGGGCCGGCGGGGCTGACCCGGCCAGCGTCGTGGCCACCACGAAGGTGTGGGCCGATGTCGCCTCCGCCGTCACCGGCACCGACGTCAACGCCATTATTAGCGACGCCTCCCTCGACCCCCACTACTTCGAACCCAACGCCAAAGACCTCGCCCGCCTCAAGCAGGCCGGCACCGTCGTCGCTAACGGCGGGCATTACGACGCCGCCCTCTACACCGTCGCCGAGCAAGACCGCGTCATTCACGCTGTCCCGCTGCAGAACCACGGCGCGGAAGAGGAGCACGATCACAGCCACAGCGATCACGAGCACGATCACGAGCACGATCACGACGGTCATGACCACGGCGACCACTCCACCGCCGGACTGCCCCAGGACATCGACCAGCTCGAGCACGTCTGGATGGCGCCGAGCAAGGTCAAAGACGTTGCTGCCCAGGTTGAAGAGAGGGTTGGGGGTGACGCTGGGAGCGTCGAAAAGCGAATGGGCGCGATCGAAGACCGCCTGGCCGCGTTGCCCCACGTGCACGTGGCTATGACGGAGACGATCGGCGCGCCGCTGATTTGGGGCACGGAGCTGCACGATCTCACCCCGGAGGAGTACTCGCGTGCGGCCCTCAACCACTCCGAGCCGTCAGTGTCAGCAGTGGCGGACTTCATCGAGCAGATTGAAAGCGGCGATCTTGACCTGCTCATTGTCAATCCGCAAAGCAGCAACAACGCCACCGACCGCCTGGTGAAGGCGGCGGAGGAGAACAACGTGCCCATCGTCGAAATTCGCGAGACCCCGCCGGAGGGCACGAACTTCCTCGATTATTTCGAGCAGGTCGTGGGCGACATCGCCGCGATTGCCGAGAAGGCCGAGCCGCAGCCCGAGACCGAAATCGACAGCCGCGTCGGCTAA
- the purS gene encoding phosphoribosylformylglycinamidine synthase subunit PurS, with product MARVVVNVMPKAEILDPQGQAVHRALGRICVDGVTDVRQGKRFELEVEDSVTDEELQRVAETLLANTVIEDFFIVREEVK from the coding sequence ATGGCACGTGTCGTAGTCAATGTCATGCCCAAGGCTGAAATTCTGGACCCGCAAGGCCAGGCGGTGCACCGTGCGCTGGGGCGCATCTGCGTCGATGGTGTTACGGATGTCCGCCAGGGCAAGCGTTTCGAGCTTGAGGTGGAGGACTCCGTGACGGACGAGGAGCTTCAGCGCGTGGCGGAAACGCTGCTAGCCAACACGGTTATCGAGGACTTTTTCATTGTGCGGGAGGAAGTCAAGTGA
- the purQ gene encoding phosphoribosylformylglycinamidine synthase subunit PurQ — translation MTATIGVITFPGTLDDVDAIRAVRNGGAEPKPLWHADEDLTGVDAVIVPGGFSYGDYLRSGAIAAMAPMMRTVVDAANKGMPVLGICNGFQILTEAGLLPGALTRNEGLHFHCVDTYLEVANTETAWTNEFTSGSKILVPAKHGEGRFQADQATIDELEAEGRVVFRYTDNFNGSINSIAGVTSKNRRVVGVMPHPEHAVDTLTGPSTDGLGLIRSALNEISKIGA, via the coding sequence GTGACCGCCACGATCGGAGTGATCACGTTCCCGGGCACGCTTGACGACGTTGATGCGATCCGCGCCGTCCGCAACGGCGGCGCCGAACCGAAACCGTTGTGGCACGCCGACGAGGACTTGACCGGTGTCGACGCGGTGATCGTGCCCGGCGGTTTTTCCTACGGCGACTACCTGCGTTCGGGCGCGATCGCGGCAATGGCGCCGATGATGCGTACTGTCGTGGACGCTGCGAATAAAGGCATGCCGGTGCTGGGCATCTGCAACGGTTTCCAAATCCTCACTGAAGCGGGCCTGCTGCCGGGCGCGCTGACGCGCAACGAGGGGCTGCACTTCCACTGCGTGGACACCTACCTCGAGGTGGCCAACACCGAGACCGCGTGGACGAACGAGTTCACCTCCGGCTCCAAGATTCTTGTCCCGGCGAAGCACGGCGAGGGTCGCTTCCAGGCCGACCAGGCCACCATTGACGAGCTCGAGGCAGAAGGTCGCGTCGTGTTCCGCTACACGGACAACTTCAACGGCTCGATCAATTCCATTGCGGGTGTCACCAGTAAGAATCGTCGTGTGGTGGGGGTTATGCCGCACCCGGAACATGCCGTCGATACGCTCACGGGCCCGTCGACCGATGGCCTGGGGCTGATCCGCTCGGCGCTCAACGAGATTTCCAAGATTGGAGCGTAA